CCCTGCACGCCGAATTCGCCGGACAGGTACGGTTCGTGCTGGTCAACACCCGTGAAGCACATCCCGGCGACGTGTTCACCCAGCCACGGTCCACCTCGGAGAAATGGGCCCACGCCCAGGAACTGCGTACCCACCACGGGTTCACCTTCGAGGTCGCGGTCGACGACATCGACGGCGACCTGCACCGGGCGATGACCCCGAAACCCAACTCGGCCTACCTGCTCAGCCCCACCGGCATCATCGTCTACCGGGCGCACTGGGCCAACGACGAACGCGGGCTGCGGGCGGCACTCACCCGCGTCCGCGCCGGCCAGCCGCCCGTACGGGGGGCCAGCCGGGCGATGGTGGGACCGTTGCTGCGGGCGGTCGGCCACCTGCCCGGCGTGGTGGCCTTCGCCGGACGCGGCGTCGAACGCGACGTCTGGCGCGCGGCGGCACCGCTGGCGGTCCTCGGCCGGCTGTCCCGGCTGTTCCGTGGCCTTCCCACCGACCTACGTGGCCCGGCCGCGACGGTGCTGCTCCTGACCGTCGCCGCGATCGCCACGCTCGCCGGGAGCCTGCTCCTACGGTGAGCACCGCGCCACCCGTCCGGCGGAGCCATGCCGATGGCCCGACTGGCAGGTCCCGCCCCCGGTCGGGCGGCGTCGACCTGCCAGGATGAGGCGGTGTCGTATCCCCCTCATCCCGGCTACCCGCCGATGCCCGGTCCGGCGTCTCTGCTGATCGCCTACCCGCACCCGATAGCTCCGCCGCCGGGCTGCGCCGTGCTGGTGGTCTCGGTCAACCGGGGCCCGTACCTGGTGCCGGCGACGGCGGCGGGGCGGTTCAAGGTCGGCGGCCGCGACGTTCCGATCCCCCACGAGGGCACCTGGCACGTGGCGGTGCCGGCCGGTCAGCACGACGTCCGGTACACCGACTTCATGGGCCTGCCGGTGATGACCACGACGGTCATGGTCCAGCCCGGGACGGCGCATCCGCTGTCGTTCCGGTTCGGCGGTTGGCGCAACCGGGTCCACGACGGGTACGGCACCGACGTGACGAAGTTCGGCCTGTGGTCGAACTACCTGATCGCGCTGGTCACGCTGGTGGTGTTCGGGGTGGTGTGCTGCGGCGGGTTCGGGCTCGTCGCCGCGCTGTCCGGGTCGCCCTGACGGCGAGTCTCGGACAAATCAGACAGGTACCGGAACCGATGGCGCCGCGTACGCGTCCAAACACTGTCTGATTCCCACGCCCCTCGCCCAGGAGGTGGCCATGCAGAACAATCGAAAGAACATCAGGAGGCTCGCGCTTCTCCCACTCGTCGTGGCGCTCGCCGCCGCCGGCTGCGCGGGCACCGGTACGGGAGGTTCCGCCGGGCCCGCGCCGGCACCCGAGGAGGGTACGACCGTGAATCCTTCATCACGGGCGAGCGCCGACGCGCTCGGCTGCGGTGCACCGTTCGAGGTCGCGGCCGACGGAGTGCTGACCGTCGAC
The sequence above is a segment of the Solwaraspora sp. WMMD406 genome. Coding sequences within it:
- a CDS encoding redoxin domain-containing protein, whose product is MDRPATATGKRPTATPGSTYRFERFTTALLVDDMFFRADAPGAGDRVPAFDLPTLDGGRFRSDDLGPLPVLMVFGSRTCPVTESAGPALRALHAEFAGQVRFVLVNTREAHPGDVFTQPRSTSEKWAHAQELRTHHGFTFEVAVDDIDGDLHRAMTPKPNSAYLLSPTGIIVYRAHWANDERGLRAALTRVRAGQPPVRGASRAMVGPLLRAVGHLPGVVAFAGRGVERDVWRAAAPLAVLGRLSRLFRGLPTDLRGPAATVLLLTVAAIATLAGSLLLR